A single genomic interval of Nocardioides nitrophenolicus harbors:
- a CDS encoding small basic family protein has translation MIAVLGLVVGVVLGFVFQPDVPRTIEPYLPIAVVAALDAVFGALRAYLDGIFDDKVFVVSFLSNVVIAAGIVYLGDRLGVGGQLSTGVIVVLGIRIFTNVAAIRRHIFHA, from the coding sequence GTGATCGCGGTTCTCGGACTCGTCGTGGGCGTCGTCCTCGGCTTCGTCTTCCAGCCCGACGTGCCCCGCACGATCGAGCCCTACCTGCCGATCGCGGTGGTGGCGGCTCTCGACGCGGTGTTCGGGGCGCTGCGTGCCTACCTCGACGGCATCTTCGACGACAAGGTCTTCGTCGTCTCCTTCCTCAGCAATGTCGTGATCGCGGCCGGGATCGTCTACCTCGGCGACCGGCTCGGCGTCGGGGGACAGCTCTCCACCGGCGTCATCGTGGTCCTCGGCATCCGGATCTTCACCAACGTCGCCGCCATCCGCAGGCACATCTTCCATGCCTGA
- a CDS encoding DUF881 domain-containing protein, with translation MPEQDAEPGAVAPGPEQGPVDRLKVALLRPSRRQLVAAALLALLGFGAVTQVRTAGTDDTYAGLREQELIDLLNGLAGTRQRTETEIDRLDEVASGLRDDSSKRQTAIDQAEAEVDDLNILAGLVPVTGPGLRVTIEEEDGRVRLGSLLDTIQELRTVGAESIEINGTVRVVAQTSFAESDGGFLVDGERIEAPYVIVAIGEPGALANAMTFALGPKKQLEEDGAVVAVQQLRTVDIESVVRREQPSFAVPD, from the coding sequence ATGCCTGAGCAGGACGCCGAGCCCGGCGCGGTCGCTCCCGGTCCCGAGCAGGGCCCGGTCGACCGGCTCAAGGTCGCGCTGCTGCGCCCCTCGCGCCGGCAGCTGGTGGCCGCGGCGCTCCTCGCCCTGCTCGGCTTCGGCGCCGTCACCCAGGTCCGCACAGCCGGCACCGACGACACCTACGCCGGCCTGCGCGAGCAGGAGCTGATCGACCTGCTCAACGGCCTGGCCGGCACCCGCCAGCGCACCGAGACCGAGATCGACCGCCTGGACGAGGTGGCCAGCGGGCTGCGGGACGACTCGTCCAAGCGGCAGACCGCGATCGACCAGGCCGAGGCCGAGGTCGACGACCTCAACATCCTGGCCGGCCTGGTGCCCGTGACCGGCCCGGGCCTGCGGGTCACCATCGAGGAGGAGGACGGCCGGGTCCGGCTCGGCTCGCTGCTCGACACCATCCAGGAGCTGCGCACGGTCGGCGCCGAGTCGATCGAGATCAACGGCACGGTCCGGGTGGTCGCGCAGACCTCGTTCGCGGAGTCCGACGGCGGCTTCCTCGTCGACGGGGAGCGGATCGAGGCGCCGTACGTCATCGTGGCGATCGGCGAGCCCGGGGCGCTCGCCAACGCGATGACCTTCGCCCTCGGCCCGAAGAAGCAGCTCGAGGAGGACGGCGCCGTGGTGGCCGTCCAGCAGCTGCGCACGGTCGACATCGAGTCCGTGGTGCGCCGCGAGCAGCCTTCGTTCGCCGTTCCCGACTAG
- the gcvH gene encoding glycine cleavage system protein GcvH, with product MTNPADLKYTVEHEWLRQPGESAGSVRVGITDYAQDALGDIVYVSLPEVGATVTAGDSCGELESTKSVSDVYAPVSGEVVAVNEALDATPELVNNDPYGAGWLFEVVPADAADLDGLLDAAAYEAQLDN from the coding sequence ATGACGAACCCCGCGGACCTGAAGTACACCGTCGAGCACGAGTGGCTGCGGCAGCCCGGCGAGTCGGCCGGCTCGGTGCGGGTCGGGATCACCGACTACGCCCAGGACGCCCTCGGCGACATCGTCTACGTCTCCCTGCCCGAGGTGGGCGCGACGGTCACCGCCGGCGACTCGTGCGGCGAGCTCGAGTCGACGAAGTCGGTCAGCGACGTGTACGCCCCCGTCTCCGGCGAGGTGGTCGCCGTCAACGAGGCTCTCGACGCCACGCCCGAGCTGGTCAACAACGACCCCTACGGCGCCGGCTGGCTCTTCGAGGTGGTGCCGGCCGACGCCGCCGATCTCGACGGGCTGCTCGACGCCGCCGCATATGAGGCCCAGCTCGACAACTGA
- a CDS encoding FHA domain-containing protein — MPFCTACGRQNPDDARFCSQCGNRLVAPEPAPVSDATATIQFGGGAGANAGVETSDRALSPVDAAAVDALPVGHALLVVQKGPGSGSRFLLDADEVSAGRHPESGIFLDDVTVSRRHAVFRRDGDNFTVEDAGSLNGTYVNRDRIEKVQLKDSDEVQVGKYRLVFFAGHESA, encoded by the coding sequence ATGCCGTTCTGCACCGCCTGTGGTCGGCAGAACCCCGATGACGCCCGCTTCTGCTCGCAGTGCGGGAACCGCCTGGTCGCCCCCGAGCCGGCGCCCGTGAGCGACGCGACCGCCACCATCCAGTTCGGCGGCGGAGCCGGCGCGAACGCCGGCGTCGAGACGTCCGACCGCGCCCTGAGCCCGGTCGACGCCGCGGCCGTCGACGCGCTCCCGGTCGGCCATGCGCTGCTCGTCGTCCAGAAGGGGCCGGGCTCCGGCAGCCGGTTCCTGCTCGACGCCGACGAGGTCAGCGCCGGCCGCCACCCCGAGAGCGGGATCTTCCTCGACGACGTCACGGTCTCGCGTCGGCACGCCGTGTTCCGCCGTGACGGCGACAACTTCACCGTCGAGGACGCCGGCAGCCTCAACGGCACCTACGTCAACCGCGACCGGATCGAGAAGGTCCAGCTCAAGGACAGTGACGAGGTCCAGGTCGGCAAGTACCGCCTGGTCTTCTTCGCGGGTCACGAGAGCGCCTGA
- the ftsR gene encoding transcriptional regulator FtsR, which produces MTAAVARGEREPRLNIGQVLDRLRADFEDISIPKIRFLEAEGLVKPERTPAGYRKFSEADIERLRYILRMQRDHYLPLKVIGEHLDAIDRGLAPPEPEPVVPTVPTVALGADGLPAPESFRRTDRLRLSRKELIKVAEIDEELLGQLESFALISPSPTGHYDTDALVIAQTARELADYGIEPRHLRAFRAAADREVGLIEQVVTPRKGRDAGASARAEEAVSEIAALSVRLHATLVKAGLRRL; this is translated from the coding sequence ATGACTGCTGCCGTCGCTCGGGGCGAGCGGGAGCCACGGCTCAACATCGGGCAGGTGCTCGACCGGCTGCGGGCCGACTTCGAGGACATCAGCATCCCCAAGATCCGGTTCCTCGAGGCCGAGGGCCTGGTCAAGCCGGAGCGCACCCCCGCGGGCTACCGCAAGTTCTCGGAGGCCGACATCGAGCGGCTGCGCTACATCCTGCGGATGCAGCGCGACCACTACCTGCCGCTCAAGGTGATCGGCGAGCACCTCGACGCCATCGACCGCGGCCTGGCGCCGCCGGAGCCGGAGCCGGTCGTGCCGACCGTGCCCACCGTCGCGCTCGGCGCCGACGGGCTACCCGCGCCCGAGTCCTTCCGCCGCACCGACCGGTTGCGACTCTCGCGCAAGGAGCTGATCAAGGTGGCCGAGATCGACGAGGAGCTCCTCGGCCAGCTCGAGTCGTTCGCGCTGATCAGCCCCTCGCCGACCGGCCACTACGACACCGACGCCCTGGTGATCGCCCAGACCGCGCGCGAGCTGGCCGACTACGGCATCGAGCCGCGCCACCTGCGCGCCTTCCGCGCCGCGGCCGACCGCGAGGTCGGGCTGATCGAGCAGGTCGTCACGCCCCGCAAGGGCCGCGACGCGGGGGCCAGCGCCCGCGCGGAGGAGGCGGTCAGCGAGATCGCCGCCCTGTCCGTGCGGCTGCACGCCACCCTGGTCAAGGCCGGGCTGCGCCGGCTCTGA
- a CDS encoding bifunctional nuclease family protein: protein MREVDVMGVRVEMPSNQPIVLLREVSGERYLPIWIGAVEATAIAFAQQGVVPPRPLTHDLMKDVLAATGNELSEVRITDVREGVFYATLVFASGVEVSARPSDSIALALRTGTTIYCAEDVLAEAGLAAPAEEEDEVEAFREFLDHVSPEDFGAEG, encoded by the coding sequence ATGCGCGAGGTCGACGTGATGGGTGTCCGGGTGGAGATGCCCTCCAACCAGCCGATCGTGCTGCTGCGGGAGGTGTCCGGCGAGCGCTACCTGCCGATCTGGATCGGGGCGGTCGAGGCCACCGCGATCGCCTTCGCCCAGCAGGGCGTCGTCCCGCCCCGGCCGCTGACCCACGACCTGATGAAGGACGTGCTCGCCGCCACCGGCAACGAGCTGAGCGAGGTGCGGATCACCGACGTCCGCGAGGGCGTCTTCTACGCCACCCTGGTCTTCGCCTCGGGCGTCGAGGTCAGCGCGCGCCCGTCCGACTCGATCGCCCTCGCGCTGCGCACGGGGACCACGATCTACTGCGCCGAGGACGTGCTCGCCGAGGCCGGGCTGGCCGCGCCCGCCGAGGAGGAGGACGAGGTCGAGGCGTTCCGCGAGTTCCTCGACCACGTCTCGCCGGAGGACTTCGGCGCCGAGGGGTGA
- a CDS encoding MerR family transcriptional regulator — MNEQQPEKVGQDVTAATAAAEEQGLLFTDDVSPLPSDLGYRGPTACNAAGITYRQLDYWARTGLIEPSVRGAKGSGSQRLYSFRDILILKIIKRLLDAGISLQNIRTAVSHLRERGTDDLTQVTLMSDGASVYECTSNDEVIDLLQGGQGVFGIAIGGVWREIEGTLAELPSEHANVSEPSAPVAGDELAARRAARNVG; from the coding sequence GTGAACGAGCAGCAGCCCGAGAAGGTCGGTCAGGACGTGACCGCGGCGACTGCTGCCGCCGAGGAGCAGGGCCTGCTCTTCACCGATGACGTGTCCCCGCTGCCCAGCGACCTCGGCTACCGCGGCCCGACCGCGTGCAACGCCGCCGGCATCACCTACCGCCAGCTCGACTACTGGGCCCGCACGGGCCTGATCGAGCCGAGCGTGCGCGGCGCGAAGGGCTCCGGGTCCCAGCGGCTCTACAGCTTCCGCGACATCCTGATCCTCAAGATCATCAAGCGGCTGCTCGACGCCGGCATCTCGCTGCAGAACATCCGCACCGCCGTCAGCCACCTGCGGGAGCGGGGCACCGACGACCTCACCCAGGTCACCTTGATGAGCGACGGCGCCTCGGTCTACGAGTGCACCAGCAATGACGAGGTGATCGACCTGCTGCAGGGTGGCCAGGGCGTGTTCGGCATCGCCATCGGCGGCGTCTGGCGCGAGATCGAGGGCACCCTCGCCGAGCTCCCGAGCGAGCACGCCAACGTGTCGGAGCCGTCGGCTCCGGTCGCCGGCGACGAGCTCGCCGCGCGCCGCGCCGCCCGCAACGTGGGGTAG
- the gcvP gene encoding aminomethyl-transferring glycine dehydrogenase → MSAPFVTRHIGPDDAQVETMLDRLGHASLDALMDAAVPKSIRSSEPLGLPAGVDEETAAAELRALAGANVPGESMIGLGYHATVTPAVIRRNVLEDPSWYTAYTPYQPEISQGRLEALINFQTMVSDLAGLHTAGSSLLDEGTAAAEAVALAHRANRKATGPFVVDADALPQTIDVVATRCEGLGIEIVVADLGAGLPEGPVSGVLVQYPGASGRVPDLEPIIDAVHEQGGLAVVAADLLALTLLEAPGALGADVVVGSAQRFGVPLFYGGPHAGFMAVREGLERQLPGRLVGVSVDAEGHLAYRLALQTREQHIRRDKATSNICTAQVLLAVTAGMYAVYHGPDGLRAIAGDIHGLARRAAASLVAAGVEVVNESFFDTLTVRVPGRAEAVVAAAREAEIHLRLVDADTVGVAFGETAGETTLSAVLGAFGVTEVSAEGDAGLPEDLERTTEFLTHPVFNTHHNETSMLRYLARLSNRDYALDRGMIPLGSCTMKLNATTEMEPISLAGFAHLHPFVPAADADGYRRLIDQLEGWLAEVTGYDRVSIQPNAGAQGEYAGMLAIRNYHRANGQGQRDVCLIPSSAHGTNPASAVMAGMKVVVVKANDDGTVDLVDLRAKCEQYTDTLAAIMVTYPSTHGVYEETITELCDLVHEHGGQVYIDGANFNALLGYAAPGRFGGDVSHLNLHKTFCIPHGGGGPGVGPVAVRAHLAPYLPTHPLHPDATRREGTGAISAAPFGSAGILPISWAYIRMMGGEGLTRATAVAVLSANYVAARLGEHFPVLYRGDSGLVAHECILDLRPITAETGVSVDDVAKRLIDYGFHAPTMSFPVAGTLMVEPTESEDLAELDRFCDAMIAIKGEIDRVAAGEWDVDASPLHHAPHTARALVGEWDRAYSREVAVFPAGISPDKYWPPVARIDQAYGDRNLVCACPPTEAYAE, encoded by the coding sequence ATGAGCGCCCCCTTCGTCACTCGTCACATCGGACCCGACGACGCCCAGGTCGAGACCATGCTCGACCGTCTCGGTCACGCATCTCTCGACGCCCTGATGGACGCCGCCGTACCGAAGTCCATCCGCTCCTCCGAGCCGCTCGGGCTGCCGGCCGGCGTCGACGAGGAGACGGCCGCCGCGGAGCTGCGTGCGCTCGCGGGCGCCAACGTCCCCGGCGAGTCGATGATCGGGCTGGGCTACCACGCCACGGTGACGCCCGCCGTGATCCGGCGCAACGTGCTCGAGGACCCGAGCTGGTACACCGCCTACACGCCCTACCAGCCGGAGATCTCGCAGGGCCGGCTCGAGGCGCTGATCAACTTCCAGACCATGGTCTCCGACCTGGCCGGCCTGCACACGGCCGGCTCGTCGCTGCTCGACGAGGGCACCGCCGCGGCCGAGGCCGTGGCCCTGGCCCACCGCGCCAACCGCAAGGCCACCGGGCCGTTCGTGGTCGACGCCGACGCACTGCCGCAGACCATCGACGTGGTCGCCACCCGCTGCGAGGGGCTCGGCATCGAGATCGTGGTCGCCGACCTCGGCGCCGGCCTGCCCGAGGGACCGGTGTCCGGCGTGCTGGTGCAGTACCCGGGCGCCTCCGGCCGGGTCCCCGACCTCGAGCCGATCATCGACGCCGTCCACGAGCAGGGTGGCCTGGCCGTCGTCGCCGCCGACCTGCTCGCGCTGACCCTACTCGAGGCGCCGGGCGCGCTCGGCGCCGACGTCGTCGTCGGCTCGGCCCAGCGCTTCGGCGTGCCGCTGTTCTACGGCGGCCCGCACGCCGGCTTCATGGCCGTGCGCGAGGGACTCGAGCGGCAGCTGCCGGGCCGCCTGGTCGGCGTGTCGGTCGACGCCGAGGGCCACCTGGCCTACCGCCTCGCCCTGCAGACCCGCGAGCAGCACATCCGCCGCGACAAGGCGACCTCCAACATCTGCACCGCGCAGGTGCTGCTCGCGGTCACCGCGGGGATGTACGCCGTCTACCACGGTCCCGACGGGCTGCGCGCCATCGCCGGCGACATCCACGGCTTGGCCCGCCGCGCCGCGGCGTCCCTCGTGGCCGCGGGGGTCGAGGTCGTCAACGAGAGCTTCTTCGACACCCTCACCGTCCGGGTGCCCGGCCGGGCCGAGGCGGTCGTCGCGGCCGCCCGCGAGGCCGAGATCCACCTGCGCCTGGTCGACGCCGACACCGTCGGCGTCGCCTTCGGCGAGACCGCGGGGGAGACGACCCTGAGCGCCGTCCTCGGTGCCTTCGGCGTCACCGAGGTGTCGGCCGAGGGCGACGCCGGACTGCCCGAGGACCTCGAGCGCACCACCGAGTTCCTCACCCACCCGGTGTTCAACACCCACCACAACGAGACCTCGATGCTGCGCTACCTGGCGCGCCTCTCCAACCGCGACTACGCCCTCGATCGCGGCATGATCCCGCTCGGCTCGTGCACCATGAAGCTGAACGCGACCACCGAGATGGAGCCGATCTCGCTCGCCGGCTTCGCCCACCTGCACCCCTTCGTGCCCGCCGCCGACGCCGACGGCTACCGCCGGCTGATCGACCAGCTCGAGGGCTGGCTGGCCGAGGTCACCGGCTACGACCGGGTCTCGATCCAGCCCAACGCCGGCGCGCAGGGCGAGTACGCCGGCATGCTCGCGATCCGCAACTACCACCGCGCCAACGGCCAGGGACAGCGCGACGTCTGCCTGATCCCGTCCTCGGCCCACGGCACCAACCCGGCCTCCGCGGTGATGGCCGGCATGAAGGTGGTCGTGGTCAAGGCCAACGACGACGGCACCGTCGACCTGGTCGACCTGCGCGCCAAGTGCGAGCAGTACACCGACACGCTCGCCGCGATCATGGTCACCTACCCCTCCACCCACGGTGTCTACGAGGAGACCATCACCGAGCTCTGCGACCTGGTCCACGAGCACGGCGGCCAGGTCTACATCGACGGCGCGAACTTCAACGCCCTGCTCGGCTACGCCGCGCCGGGCAGGTTCGGCGGCGACGTGTCCCACCTCAACCTGCACAAGACCTTCTGCATCCCCCACGGTGGCGGCGGTCCCGGCGTGGGTCCGGTCGCGGTGCGCGCCCACCTGGCGCCGTACCTGCCCACCCACCCGCTGCACCCCGACGCCACCCGCCGCGAGGGCACCGGCGCGATCAGCGCGGCGCCCTTCGGCTCCGCCGGCATCCTGCCGATCTCGTGGGCCTACATCCGGATGATGGGCGGCGAGGGCCTGACCCGCGCCACCGCCGTCGCGGTGCTCTCGGCCAACTACGTCGCCGCACGCCTCGGTGAGCACTTCCCGGTGCTCTACCGCGGGGATTCCGGGCTGGTCGCCCACGAGTGCATCCTCGACCTGCGCCCGATCACCGCCGAGACCGGCGTGAGCGTCGACGACGTCGCCAAGCGGCTGATCGACTACGGCTTCCACGCCCCGACCATGTCCTTCCCCGTCGCCGGCACGCTCATGGTGGAGCCGACCGAGTCCGAGGACCTGGCCGAGCTGGACCGGTTCTGCGACGCGATGATCGCGATCAAGGGCGAGATCGACCGGGTCGCCGCCGGGGAGTGGGACGTCGATGCCTCCCCGCTGCACCACGCCCCCCACACCGCCCGGGCGCTGGTCGGCGAGTGGGACCGCGCGTACTCCCGGGAGGTCGCCGTCTTCCCGGCCGGCATCTCGCCCGACAAGTACTGGCCGCCGGTGGCCCGGATCGACCAGGCCTACGGCGACCGCAACCTGGTCTGCGCCTGCCCGCCGACGGAGGCCTACGCCGAGTGA
- a CDS encoding serine hydrolase domain-containing protein, with amino-acid sequence MTSYDDALAALQAAGRLPSVSAAVARGGTPVWQGCVSVLPDREVTSASSYRIGSITKTLTAVLVLQLRDEGLLSLDDPIGRFVPAGGYASATVRDLLAHTAGLQSEPAGPWWERVDGGSVAELLAANDGSGRVAAAGDYYHYSNLGFALLGEAVARLRGESWWSVVRSRLLEPLGMTATAYDPPADHAPGRSVDHFAHTLWAEPHTDTGAMAPAGQLWSTVGDLLRWADFLATGHPGVLSASTLDEMATPVGAASAYGLGLRLLSTGGRTLVGHTGSMPGFVASLFVDRTTRDAVVALADATTGLGAERVPELFLAASPGPASGAVAPWRPSPRPVPAVVADLLGVWFWGNTGLGLEWTGGELLVRDLRSGELEERFTPTGDGFLGIDGYHRGETLRVARRADGTVGHLECATFIWTRTPYDPDAPIPGGPAPAA; translated from the coding sequence GTGACCTCCTACGACGACGCGCTGGCCGCACTGCAGGCCGCGGGCCGGCTCCCGTCCGTCTCGGCCGCGGTTGCCCGCGGCGGCACGCCGGTCTGGCAGGGCTGCGTGAGCGTGCTGCCCGACCGGGAGGTGACCAGCGCGTCGTCGTACCGGATCGGGTCGATCACCAAGACCCTCACCGCGGTGCTGGTGCTCCAGCTGCGCGACGAGGGCCTGCTGTCCCTCGACGACCCGATCGGGCGGTTCGTGCCGGCGGGTGGCTACGCCTCGGCGACCGTGCGCGACCTGCTCGCCCACACCGCGGGACTGCAGAGCGAGCCCGCCGGTCCCTGGTGGGAGCGCGTCGACGGTGGCTCCGTCGCGGAGCTGCTCGCCGCCAACGACGGCAGCGGGCGGGTGGCCGCGGCGGGGGACTACTACCACTACTCCAACCTCGGCTTCGCGCTCCTCGGCGAGGCCGTAGCGCGGCTGCGTGGCGAGTCCTGGTGGTCGGTGGTCCGGTCCCGGCTGCTCGAGCCTCTCGGCATGACCGCGACGGCCTACGACCCGCCGGCCGACCACGCACCCGGCCGCAGCGTCGACCACTTCGCCCACACGCTCTGGGCCGAACCGCACACCGACACCGGTGCGATGGCTCCCGCCGGGCAGCTGTGGAGCACCGTCGGCGACCTGCTGCGCTGGGCCGACTTCCTCGCCACCGGACACCCCGGGGTGCTCTCCGCCTCGACCCTCGACGAGATGGCCACCCCCGTCGGTGCGGCGTCGGCGTACGGTCTCGGGCTGCGGCTGCTCTCCACCGGTGGTCGCACCCTCGTCGGCCACACCGGCTCGATGCCCGGCTTCGTCGCCTCGCTGTTCGTCGACCGCACCACCCGCGATGCCGTGGTCGCACTGGCCGACGCCACCACCGGACTCGGCGCGGAGCGGGTGCCGGAGCTGTTCCTGGCCGCCTCGCCCGGTCCTGCGTCGGGGGCGGTGGCGCCGTGGCGGCCCTCGCCGCGGCCGGTGCCGGCGGTCGTCGCGGACCTGCTCGGGGTCTGGTTCTGGGGGAACACCGGCCTCGGCCTGGAGTGGACCGGCGGCGAGCTACTGGTGCGCGACCTGCGCTCCGGTGAGCTCGAGGAACGCTTCACGCCGACCGGCGACGGCTTCCTCGGCATCGACGGCTACCACCGCGGCGAGACGCTGCGGGTGGCCCGGCGTGCGGACGGCACGGTTGGTCATCTGGAGTGCGCGACCTTCATCTGGACCCGCACGCCGTACGACCCCGATGCCCCCATCCCGGGGGGTCCTGCTCCGGCCGCGTGA
- a CDS encoding acyl-CoA thioesterase domain-containing protein, with translation MNENTFQFAWFQQSTAGLDPLPLAQSLWREDQMHGVAVSGLLARALEQTLAAAGRTGLVPARYHVDLFRPARMSTTTASARIVREGPRLVLLDAVVEQDGEVVARAGTTFLAPSADVAGDVWTPPGDRPTPPPADRLPEPGEHHVPWFASAAPWSDDFGDHQNAGRHQTWQTAVPIVAGEECTPFQAVASIADATSMVTNWGTRGVEHINTDIDLALCRLPDSTRLGLRATHHVAADGIAVGTAEVFDASGVLGSASVTSLANARRTVDLSGGVEPLGAV, from the coding sequence GTGAACGAGAACACGTTCCAGTTCGCCTGGTTCCAGCAGTCCACCGCCGGCCTCGACCCCCTGCCGCTCGCCCAGAGCCTGTGGCGCGAGGACCAGATGCACGGCGTCGCGGTCAGTGGCCTCCTCGCCCGCGCCCTCGAGCAGACGCTGGCCGCCGCCGGCCGGACCGGACTGGTCCCCGCCCGCTACCACGTCGACCTGTTCCGTCCCGCCCGGATGAGCACCACCACCGCCTCGGCCCGCATCGTCCGCGAAGGACCCCGCCTCGTCCTCCTCGACGCCGTCGTCGAGCAGGACGGCGAGGTCGTCGCCCGCGCCGGCACCACCTTCCTCGCCCCCTCCGCGGACGTCGCCGGCGACGTCTGGACCCCTCCGGGCGACCGCCCCACCCCGCCACCCGCCGACCGGCTCCCCGAGCCCGGGGAGCACCACGTCCCCTGGTTCGCCAGCGCCGCCCCCTGGTCCGACGACTTCGGCGACCACCAGAACGCCGGCCGCCACCAGACCTGGCAGACCGCCGTCCCCATCGTCGCCGGCGAGGAGTGCACCCCGTTCCAGGCCGTCGCCTCCATCGCCGACGCCACCAGCATGGTCACCAACTGGGGCACCCGCGGCGTCGAGCACATCAACACCGACATCGACCTCGCCCTGTGCCGGCTCCCCGACAGCACCCGGCTCGGGCTCCGCGCCACCCACCACGTCGCCGCCGACGGCATCGCGGTCGGCACCGCCGAGGTGTTCGATGCGTCTGGTGTGCTCGGGAGTGCCAGCGTGACCTCGCTGGCCAATGCCCGGCGTACGGTCGACCTGTCGGGTGGGGTGGAGCCGCTGGGCGCGGTCTGA